A stretch of Desulfonatronovibrio magnus DNA encodes these proteins:
- a CDS encoding helix-turn-helix transcriptional regulator — MEKVRTNEYKPDYVLPPGDTILETIESIGMTPAQLSHRMGETEKHINEVIKGKAVLTEDIALKLEVVLGIDASFWRNLEQMYRRYS; from the coding sequence ATGGAAAAAGTAAGGACAAACGAATACAAACCTGACTACGTACTTCCTCCTGGGGATACCATTTTGGAGACTATTGAATCCATTGGCATGACCCCGGCCCAACTGTCTCACAGGATGGGAGAAACTGAGAAGCATATCAATGAAGTAATCAAAGGTAAGGCCGTACTTACAGAGGACATCGCCCTAAAGCTGGAGGTTGTTTTGGGAATCGATGCTTCTTTCTGGCGTAACCTGGAGCAGATGTATAGACGATATAGCTAA